In the Puntigrus tetrazona isolate hp1 chromosome 9, ASM1883169v1, whole genome shotgun sequence genome, one interval contains:
- the pgap1 gene encoding GPI inositol-deacylase, which translates to MRLAVYAFCGFALGLLLVGLRELLFGFGENRCSMTYMFEYPEYRRVLLPKRVARQYPSYGLYLYGEGAYAQETRGLKLTGAPVLFLPGNAGSYKQARSLGSVALRKAENLDRRIHMNVFTIDFNEELVALYGGSLHRQTQFLHESIKAILRLYKDRPDPPTGVVLVGHSMGGVVARALFTLARFNPRLVSLIVTQASPHQAPVLSLDPYILEFYSTVRHRWARNAEDLRNVTVLSVGGGYLDFQVRSGLTALSCPVDDLNKMSVVATAVPRSWVSTDHISIVWCKELVLATVRAFFDLIEPETGQFTESPEKRMSVLNYHFFRHPVLQPGGAQDAPVTFTAPPEAWKEVNTLRLFYSAPKEAQVMYFLFALSSRRKAYSHFHCRSNNMEMTSWLYGCTQMSGSMCVQAVDLSSQTELLPAYKAITMKISQLLSVSHLIIDASNPSGTEFVVECELQREESLTVSVQVPHVLSFGLTVSDVSINSSGLLHTLQLQDFHQVYQAFRITIMSHCKTTKERLPSVYRLRVPWFLEDSFDTASIPSVSDIYSMLHTSRPDNSSSALLQLHTAPNCQYKVSIRTSFPKVLGQILRFCGPVLPVYSAVVLLLMIRAQLSSIKTSGHPAGIQEGICKSLQLHKLELPVLLLLLLLRQSWFQDVWSSLGLPAVDALPLNSVEGLSQDSKASVHEWPRIVSPLLCVLGASIAFWGSAVLRVFVCFLSFFLAPMHRPSVSRDCGTLRLHSQILLIIFLSVLGGVTCGALALTVSSLLHLYRVLRLQMTERSLSHMLNLAPPKVSQKSENGFRASDAHSKVNECNGSPLLTESVLQDVRDDLQLHFSLSTLLILAMMLSVPSLIHWRHNLRYWVHLDPDPCWPHIVPLLISSVLLINCNTDTLLRSKLMLNLTLHLLVPLCVGMLAFCPLHLYRVTYFLSAALTLMVCSCYF; encoded by the exons ATGAGACTCGCTGTTTACGCGTTTTGCGGCTTTGCTCTGGGGCTTTTGCTCGTGGGTTTGCGGGAACTGTTGTTTGGTTTCGGGGAGAACCGATGCAGCATGACATACATGTTCGAGTACCCAGAATACCGA CGTGTGCTGCTCCCGAAGCGCGTCGCGCGCCAGTACCCATCATACGGCCTGTATCTGTATGGAGAGGGAGCATACGCCCAGGAGACCAGAGGACTCAAGCTAACCGGTGCTCCGGTGCTCTTCCTGCCTGGGAACGCGGGCAGCTACAAGCAAG CTCGTTCTCTGGGTTCGGTGGCATTGAGGAAGGCTGAGAACCTGGACAGACGAATCCATATGAACGTATTCACCATTGACTTTAATGAAGAGCTGGTGGCCCTGTATGGGGGCAGTTTGCACAGGCAGACTCAGTTTCTACATGAAAGCATCAAAGCCATCTTGCGCCTTTacaag GATCGTCCAGACCCTCCCACGGGTGTGGTTCTGGTGGGTCATTCCATGGGTGGAGTGGTGGCGAGAGCGTTGTTCACCCTGGCACGTTTTAACCCACGCCTCGTCAGCCTCATCGTCACCCAGGCCTCACCCCACCAGGCACCTGTCCTGTCTCTGGACCCTTATATACTGG AGTTTTACTCTACAGTCAGGCATCGCTGGGCCAGAAATGCTGAAGACCTTCGTAATGTAACCGTTCTCTCTGTGGGTGGTGGTTACCTTGACTTCCAGGTACGCTCTGGTTTGACAGCGCTGTCCTGCCCCGTCGATGACCTCAATAAGATGTCAGTAGTG GCGACTGCGGTTCCCCGAAGCTGGGTTTCCACAGATCATATTTCCATCGTTTG GTGCAAGGAGCTGGTTTTGGCCACAGTCCGGGCATTCTTTGACCTTATTGAACCTGAAACAGGGCAG TTCACAGAGAGTCCTGAGAAGCGGATGTCAGTGCTGAACTATCACTTCTTTAGACACCCAGTGCTGCAGCCTGGAGGGGCACAGGATGCCCCCGTCACTTTCAcag CTCCTCCTGAGGCGTGGAAGGAGGTCAACACACTCCGTCTGTTCTACAGTGCCCCCAAG GAAGCTCAAGTCATGTACTTCCTGTTTGCTCTCTCCAGTCGAAGGAAAGCCTACAGTCATTTCCACTGCCGCAGTAATAATATG GAAATGACCAGCTGGTTGTATGGCTGTACACAGATGAGTGGTTCAATGTG CGTTCAAGCAGTTGATCTCTCATCTCAGACAGAACTTCTTCCGGCCTATAAG GCCATTACAATGAAAATCAGCCAACTTTTGTCTGTCTCTCATCTCATTATTGACGCCTCAAACCCCAGTGGAACGGAG TTTGTAGTGGAGTGTGAGCTGCAGAGAGAGGAGAGCTTGACTGTCTCAGTGCAGGTGCCTCATGTGCTGTCCTTTG GCCTGACTGTAAGTGACGTCAGCATTAACTCCTCTGGGCTGCTTCATACGCTACAGCTGCAAGACTTTCATCAG GTCTATCAAGCTTTCAGAATAACAATAATGAGTCACTGTAAAACCACTAAAG AAAGACTGCCCAGTGTGTACAGACTGAGGGTACCTTGGTTTCTTGAAGACTCCTTTGATACAGCAAG TATTCCTTCGGTATCTGACATCTACAGCATGCTTCACACCAGCCGCCCAGACAACTCCTCCAGTGCCCTCCTGCAACTCCACACTGCCCCCAACTGTCAATACAAG gttTCTATTCGGACGTCGTTTCCCAAAGTGCTTGGGCAG attcTGCGTTTCTGTGGTCCAGTCCTGCCTGTTTACTCGGCTGTAGTGCTTCTTCTGATGATCAGGGCTCAGCTGAGCTCCATCAAAACATCTGGACATCCTGCTGGAATACAAGAGGGCATTTGTAAATCATTACAGCTTCACAAACTGGAACTGCCCgtcctcctgctgctgctgctgctcag GCAGAGCTGGTTTCAGGATGTGTGGTCCTCTCTGGGTCTCCCTGCAGTAGATGCTCTTCCTTTAAACTCCGTGGAGGGCCTATCCCAGGATTCGAAGGCCTCTGTACATGAATGGCCCCGTATAGTGTCCCCACTACTGTGTGTGCTCGGTGCATCCATTGCGTTCTGGGGTAGTGCAGTCCTCAGAGTGTTTGTCtgcttcctctctttttttcttgctcCAATGCACAG ACCGTCAGTGTCTCGGGATTGCGGCACACTTCGTCTTCATTCTCAGATTCTCCTGATTATCTTTCTAAGTGTGCTGGGAGGCGTCACATGTGGAGCGCTGGCTCTTACGGTCTCCTCTCTTCTCCACCTCTACAGG GTGCTTAGATTACAGATGACAGAGAGGTCACTGAGCCACATGTTGAACCTG GCGCCTCCGAAAGTTTCACAAAAATCAGAAAATGGTTTCCGTGCCAGCGACGCTCACAGTAAGGTTAACGAATGTAATGGCAGCCCTTTACTGACAGAATCAGTGCTACAAGACGTCAGGGATGATCTGCAGCTCCACTTTAGTCTGTCCACACTGCTTATTCTCGCCATGATGCTTAGCGTCCCTTCCCTTATCCACTGGAGGCACAATCTCAG ATATTGGGTTCATCTGGATCCTGACCCCTGCTGGCCTCACATTGTACCTCTGCTCATCAGCTCTGTTCTGCTCATCAACTGCAACACAGATACACTCCTGCGCAG cAAACTGATGCTGAATCTGACTCTTCATCTGCTGGTGCCGCTGTGTGTGGGCATGCTGGCTTTTTGTCCGCTGCACCTTTACAGAGTCACTTATTTCCTGTCTGCAGCTCTGACCCTCATGGTTTGTTCTTGCTACTTTTGA
- the maip1 gene encoding m-AAA protease-interacting protein 1, mitochondrial produces the protein MALPLLRCCSCKRTVSILIRSFTSKSFSASQSRRLVPVSSAVCDVRQYCSDRERPNQRRTDVIIRLTNPLIWLQTRLYFLLIRMYFDKEFSAEEFMKGAKQAFLHVSKLLSQCKFEALEGLVAEDLIRKLEEKCAQLPLSHQRALFVESDAVAHTSTEGVAIYYDDSGRKYVSVLMRFWYWTTARLPNDNITGVKVFQFSTGGEKPETKRLVAAIYEFQREFTQGVTPDWIITRIEHSKLLY, from the exons ATGGCGCTGCCCTTGCTGAGATGCTGCAGCTGTAAAAGGACCGTTTCGATTCTGATCCGGTCCTTTACATCGAAGTCGTTTTCAGCGAGTCAGTCTAGACGACTCGTCCCCGTGTCGTCTGCGGTGTGTGATGTCCGCCAGTACTGTTCTGATCGGGAGAGACCCAACCAGAGGAGGACCGACGTGATTATTAGGCTCACCAACCCCTTAATCTGGTTACAAACACGCCTTTACTTCTTACTCATCCGAATGTACTTCGACAAAGAGTTCAGTGCTGAGGAGTTCATGAAAGGAGCCAAACAG GCTTTCTTGCACGTATCAAAATTGCTGTCTCAGTGTAAGTTTGAGGCTCTTGAGGGCTTAGTTGCTGAAGAT CTAATAAGGAAACTTGAGGAAAAATGCGCTCAGCTGCCATTGAGCCACCAGAGGGCGCTGTTCGTCGAGTCCGACGCTGTCGCGCACACATCAACAGAAGGCGTGGCCATTTACTACGACGACAGCG GGAGGAAATATGTAAGCGTTTTAATGCGTTTTTGGTACTGGACGACTGCCAGACTTCCTAATGACAATATAACCGGAGTAAAAGTATTCCAGTTTTCAACCGGTGGAGAGAAACCAGAGACCAAGAGATTGGTTGCAGCCATTTATGA ATTCCAAAGGGAGTTTACACAAGGAGTGACTCCAGATTGGATCATCACGAGAATAGAGCACTCAAAACTTCTTTACTAA
- the tyw5 gene encoding tRNA wybutosine-synthesizing protein 5: MDCQEKLEVPVYTDVDRETFLRDIYPLRRPAVLKRVPLGPCVRAWTASYVAQKGADREVKVHVSPEPRMDFLHKNFVYRTLQFDKFVQRAAEAKHTDFFISEDESYYLRSLGEDFRKEPADLSKQFPELAEDFHVPQFFEPEQFFSSVFRISSSGLQLWTHYDVMDNLLAQVTGRKRVVFYSPEDALHLYLTGDKSEVLDIDNPDLQIYPEFVKARRYECILEPGDIVFIPALWFHNTLALQFGVGVNVFWRHLPPESYDKKDPYGNKDPVAATRALQSLERTLGILDELPPDYQDFYARRMVLRIQKRMYL, from the exons ATGGATTGTCAGGAAAAGCTGGAGGTTCCCGTCTACACAGATGTGGACAGAGAGACTTTCCTGAGGGACATATATCCATTG CGTAGACCAGCGGTTCTGAAGCGCGTGCCCCTGGGGCCATGTGTGCGTGCATGGACGGCGAGCTATGTCGCGCAGAAGGGGGCAGACCGCGAGGTCAAAGTTCATGTGTCCCCAGAGCCCAGAATGGACTTTCTGCACAAGAACTTTGTGTACAG GACACTACAGTTTGACAAGTTTGTTCAGAGAGCCGCAGAGGCAAAACACACAGATTTCTTCATTAGTGAG GATGAAAGCTATTACCTGCGCTCACTTGGAGAAGATTTTCGCAAG GAACCGGCTGATTTAAGCAAGCAGTTCCCTGAGCTGGCAGAGGATTTTCACGTACCCCAGTTCTTTGAACCCGAGCagtttttctccagtgttttTCGTATCAGTTCCTCTGGTCTGCAGCTGTGGACACATTATGAT GTAATGGACAACCTTCTAGCTCAGGTTACAGGAAGAAAGCGTGTTGTTTTTTACAGCCCCGAAGATGCACTCCATCTTTACCTCACAG GGGACAAGTCTGAAGTTTTGGACATTGACAATCCCGATCTGCAGATTTATCCTGAGTTTGTGAAAGCGCGTCGTTACGAGTGTATTCTGGAGCCAGGAGACATTGTCTTCATTCCAG CTCTTTGGTTTCACAATACCCTGGCTCTCCAGTTTGGAGTTGGTGTCAATGTTTTCTGGAGGCATCTTCCACCTGAGAGTTATGATAAGAAAGATCCATATGGAAATAAAGACCCGGTAGCAGCCACTCGAGCGCTCCAGTCACTGGAGAGGACTCTGGGCATCTTGGATGAACTGCCACCTGATTATCAGGATTTCTATGCTCGTCGCATGGTGCTGCGGATTCAAAAGCGGATGTACTTATAA